The following coding sequences are from one Nicotiana tomentosiformis chromosome 3, ASM39032v3, whole genome shotgun sequence window:
- the LOC104106815 gene encoding U-box domain-containing protein 52-like, whose protein sequence is MSWEIEEIGEDSKSEVSNNDGGGITNDVYVAVGKNDLHVLQWALDHTISPGIRICLVHIFPPITYIPSPVGKLSKSQLSREQVQAYINQESNRRKNLLEKYIRLCNDAKVAVDTVLVESKSPAKTLLDLITVVNVTSLVIGTKRSLSTIRVKKGHGVGEYVQKNAPDFCQVKVVSEGKEIKNEHVKGSSNPTSLVRSKQTDRNFFECMCFSGKFN, encoded by the exons ATGTCTTGGGAAATCGAAGAGATTGGAGAAGATAGCAAGAGTGAAGTAAGTAACAATGATGGTGGAGGAATAACGAATGATGTTTATGTAGCTGTTGGCAAAAATGACTTGCATGTTCTTCAATGGGCGCTTGATCATACCATCTCCCCAGGAATTCGCATTTGCCTTGTCCATATTTTTCCTCCTATTACTTACATACCTTCACCAG TTGGGAAGTTATCAAAAAGCCAATTGAGTAGAGAGCAGGTGCAAGCCTACATCAATCAAGAGAGTAATAGGAGGAAAAATCTCTTGGAAAAATACATCCGCCTATGCAATGATGCCAAGGTAG CAGTAGATACTGTACTTGTGGAGAGCAAATCACCAGCCAAAACATTACTTGATCTAATCACCGTCGTCAACGTTACCAGCCTTGTGATTGGAACTAAGCGATCACTTTCCACCAT ACGAGTGAAGAAGGGACATGGAGTAGGAGAATATGTTCAAAAGAATGCACCGGATTTCTGTCAAGTTAAAGTCGTTAGTGAAGGCAAAGAGATTAAGAACGAGCATGTCAAAGGGAGTAGTAATCCTACTTCTCTTGTGCGTAGTAAACAAACTGACAGGAATTTCTTTGAATGCATGTGCTTTTCTGGCAAGTTTAATTGA